One part of the Lachnospiraceae bacterium JLR.KK002 genome encodes these proteins:
- the ilvA gene encoding threonine ammonia-lyase — MLTLERFEEASKIVKEVTLETKLMYSDFLSEQTGNKVYLKPENMQFTGAYKVRGSYYKISTLSEEEREKGLITASAGNHAQGVAYAAKCFGVKSTIVMPTTTPLIKVNRTKGYGAEVILYGDVYDESCQKAYELAEEHGYTFIHPFDDLAVATGQGTIAMEIFKELPLVEYILVPIGGGGLAAGVSVLAKLLNPKIKVIGVEPAGANCMQASLEAGKIVTLPGVSTIADGTAVKTPGEKIFPYIRENLDDIITVEDDELIVAFLDMVENHKIVVENSGLLTVAALRHLQVENKRVVSILSGGNMDVITMSSVVQQGLIFRDRIFTVSVLLPDKPGELCKIANTIATELGNVIKLEHNQFVSTNRNAAVELRITMEAFGTEHKKKIMDALEQKGYQPKPVQTSL, encoded by the coding sequence ATGCTGACGCTGGAAAGATTTGAAGAAGCAAGTAAGATTGTAAAAGAAGTGACACTGGAAACGAAACTGATGTACAGTGATTTTTTAAGTGAGCAGACAGGAAACAAGGTCTATCTGAAACCGGAAAACATGCAGTTTACCGGAGCCTACAAAGTACGCGGCTCCTATTACAAAATCAGTACCCTGTCAGAAGAAGAACGGGAAAAGGGACTGATTACCGCATCTGCAGGAAACCATGCCCAGGGCGTTGCCTATGCGGCGAAATGTTTTGGCGTGAAATCCACCATTGTCATGCCCACTACCACTCCGCTGATTAAAGTAAACCGTACCAAAGGTTACGGGGCCGAGGTCATTCTGTACGGAGATGTGTACGACGAATCCTGCCAGAAGGCATATGAGCTGGCGGAGGAACATGGATATACGTTTATCCATCCCTTTGACGACCTGGCGGTGGCCACGGGACAGGGCACCATTGCCATGGAGATTTTCAAAGAACTTCCTCTGGTGGAATATATCCTGGTGCCCATCGGAGGCGGCGGACTGGCGGCGGGCGTATCGGTGCTGGCCAAACTGCTGAATCCCAAAATCAAAGTCATCGGCGTGGAACCGGCCGGAGCAAACTGTATGCAGGCTTCTCTGGAAGCGGGGAAAATTGTGACGCTGCCCGGCGTCAGCACCATTGCGGACGGAACAGCCGTAAAAACTCCCGGTGAGAAAATTTTCCCGTATATCCGGGAGAATCTGGACGATATTATTACTGTGGAGGACGATGAGCTGATTGTGGCCTTTCTGGACATGGTGGAAAACCACAAGATTGTGGTGGAAAATTCCGGACTGCTGACCGTAGCGGCCCTGCGTCACCTCCAGGTGGAAAACAAACGGGTGGTATCTATTTTAAGCGGCGGAAATATGGATGTGATTACCATGTCCTCCGTAGTACAGCAGGGACTGATTTTCCGGGACCGTATTTTTACCGTATCTGTACTGCTGCCGGATAAACCTGGAGAATTATGTAAAATTGCAAATACTATTGCCACAGAGCTGGGTAATGTTATAAAATTAGAGCATAATCAGTTTGTGTCAACCAACCGCAATGCGGCGGTGGAGCTCCGCATTACCATGGAGGCTTTTGGCACGGAACATAAGAAGAAAATTATGGATGCCCTGGAACAGAAAGGCTATCAGCCCAAACCGGTGCAGACCAGTCTGTAA
- the ftsY gene encoding signal recognition particle-docking protein FtsY: MSEEKEKKGFFSRLVQGLTKTRDNIVSGIDSIFSGFSSIDGDFYEEIEEILIMGDLGVHATEEIIGNLKAKVKEQHIKEPARCRELLISSIREQMDVGETAYQFEHETSVVLVIGVNGVGKTTSVGKLAGKLKDQGRKVVLAAADTFRAAAGEQLSEWAHRAGVEMIGGQEGADPASVIYDAVAAAKARNADVLLCDTAGRLHNKKNLMEELKKIHRILEKEYPEAFRETLVVLDGTTGQNALAQARQFSEVADISGIILTKMDGTAKGGIAVAIQSELGIPVKYIGVGETIEDLQKFDSEQFVNALFSGSEKTGEEAQEPEQ; encoded by the coding sequence ATGAGTGAAGAAAAAGAAAAAAAAGGCTTTTTCAGCCGGCTGGTACAGGGGCTGACGAAGACCAGAGACAATATCGTATCCGGAATAGATTCCATATTCAGCGGATTTTCCAGTATAGATGGAGACTTTTATGAAGAAATCGAGGAGATTCTCATTATGGGGGATCTGGGCGTTCATGCCACGGAAGAAATCATCGGGAACCTGAAAGCGAAAGTAAAGGAACAGCATATCAAAGAACCTGCCCGATGCCGGGAACTGCTGATTTCCAGTATCCGGGAGCAGATGGATGTGGGAGAGACCGCATATCAGTTTGAACATGAAACCTCCGTGGTTCTTGTCATCGGCGTCAACGGGGTGGGAAAGACCACTTCCGTGGGAAAACTGGCGGGAAAGCTGAAAGACCAGGGACGTAAAGTGGTGCTGGCAGCCGCAGACACTTTCCGGGCGGCCGCAGGAGAGCAGCTCAGCGAGTGGGCCCATCGCGCGGGCGTGGAAATGATTGGCGGCCAGGAAGGGGCAGATCCGGCTTCTGTGATTTACGATGCGGTGGCGGCGGCAAAAGCCAGAAATGCCGATGTGCTGCTGTGTGATACGGCGGGACGCCTTCATAACAAAAAAAATCTGATGGAGGAACTGAAAAAAATTCATCGGATTCTGGAAAAGGAATATCCGGAAGCATTTCGTGAGACACTGGTGGTACTGGACGGAACTACCGGACAGAATGCGCTGGCACAGGCGCGGCAGTTTTCAGAGGTGGCGGATATTTCCGGTATTATTCTGACCAAAATGGACGGTACGGCCAAAGGCGGAATTGCGGTGGCCATCCAGTCGGAACTGGGCATACCGGTGAAATACATCGGTGTGGGAGAAACCATCGAGGATTTGCAGAAATTTGATTCGGAGCAGTTTGTAAACGCTTTATTTTCCGGCAGTGAGAAAACCGGGGAGGAAGCGCAGGAACCGGAGCAGTAA
- the smc gene encoding chromosome segregation protein SMC, producing MYLKSIEVHGFKSFANKILFEFHNGITGIVGPNGSGKSNVADAVRWVLGEQRVKQLRGASMQDVIFSGTENRRPLSYAWVAITLDNGDRQLNVDYNEVTVARRVYRSGESEYLINGTTCRLKDVNELFYDTGIGKEGYSIIGQGQIERILSGKPEERRELFDEAAGIVKFKRRKATAQKKLEDERQNLVRVNDILTELEKQVGPLERQAEKARLYLKKREELKTYDVNMFLLDMERMEEQLKSLEEKLKITDQDWKESDDAYENIRTEYARIEQSMKEADENLEILRGRLSETTVQSGKLEGRINVLREQIRAARQSEEHFKSRQEAVEQERLEKMEQKAACEKERLQLDNQVRSMEEQKSQVMARYQEIQEEIARCSRRIEDGKSEIIELLNSRASTKARQQRYDTMQEQMNIRKAQLSKRFLEQKSQEEELKVLEQECEEKYAQAKSACQKLEEEGKRLEEKNRAWQAKRTETLNLLEQDTARYHREQSRLESLINIAERYDGYGNSIRRVMEQKEREPGLLGVVADLIQVEKKYEAAIETALGGSIQNIVTADEATAKKMIGFLKQNRYGRATFLPLTSVGKKAAYVNQEALREPGVIGLASELVQADSRFQGLKTYLLGRTYVVDTIDHAIGLARNYQYSLRIVTLEGESLNPGGSMTGGAFKNTSNLLGRKREIEDLQKETEKLQNTLQEHRNRLEDINTARELLKEDIRNLQEELNQAMILRNTEELNLEHAREQKAENDSQFRTLQMESREIEEQLLEISENQAGIQEEIQAADRREKEIEEETGEFRQMLENQNRLAEESQSAVSRVQLEEANFQQKAEFVQENISRILAEIRKLDEDLQAAEQEKNQSQEDIQQKQQEIEELKASMEQSGRDKGALEEQISEKQKQREDMSEQYKGFFQKQEELSKRINDLDKELYRLNSQKEKLNESMENQTNYMWEEYELTFHNAMELRKEELDSPAELKKQISQIKEEIRKLGDVNVNAIEDYRNLSERYVFLKTQHDDLVEAEKTLLDIIEELDTGMRRQFMEKFGQIQKEFDKVFKELFGGGKGTLELVEDEDILECGIRIIAQPPGKKLQNMMQLSGGEKSLTAISLLFAIQNLKPSPFCLLDEIEAALDDSNVGRFAKYLHKLTRHTQFIVITHRRGTMEAADRLYGITMQEKGVSTLVSVDLIETLATE from the coding sequence ATGTATTTAAAAAGTATAGAAGTTCATGGATTTAAATCCTTTGCCAATAAGATTCTGTTTGAATTCCATAACGGAATTACAGGAATCGTAGGTCCCAACGGAAGCGGCAAAAGCAATGTGGCGGACGCGGTGCGCTGGGTGCTGGGAGAACAGCGGGTGAAGCAGCTTCGCGGGGCCAGTATGCAGGACGTTATTTTTTCCGGTACGGAAAACCGCAGGCCCTTAAGTTATGCCTGGGTGGCCATTACCCTGGACAACGGGGACCGGCAGTTGAATGTGGATTACAACGAGGTGACAGTGGCGCGGCGTGTATACCGCTCCGGAGAAAGCGAATACCTGATTAATGGCACAACCTGCCGGCTGAAAGACGTAAACGAACTGTTCTATGATACGGGGATTGGAAAAGAGGGATATTCCATTATCGGTCAGGGACAGATTGAGCGGATTCTCAGCGGGAAACCGGAAGAACGCCGGGAACTGTTTGATGAAGCGGCAGGTATTGTAAAATTCAAACGGAGAAAGGCCACGGCCCAGAAAAAATTAGAAGATGAGCGTCAGAATCTGGTGCGCGTCAATGATATCCTGACAGAACTGGAAAAGCAGGTGGGCCCTCTGGAACGCCAGGCAGAGAAAGCCAGGCTCTATCTGAAGAAACGGGAAGAATTAAAAACATATGATGTGAACATGTTCCTCCTGGATATGGAACGGATGGAGGAGCAGCTGAAATCTCTGGAAGAAAAGCTGAAGATTACGGACCAGGACTGGAAAGAATCGGACGACGCCTACGAAAACATCCGGACAGAATATGCCAGAATTGAACAGAGCATGAAGGAAGCCGATGAAAATCTGGAAATTCTGCGGGGAAGACTCAGCGAGACCACCGTACAGAGCGGGAAGCTGGAAGGCCGGATCAATGTGTTAAGAGAGCAGATTCGCGCTGCCCGGCAGAGCGAGGAGCATTTTAAATCCCGGCAGGAAGCGGTGGAGCAGGAACGTCTGGAAAAGATGGAGCAGAAAGCAGCCTGCGAAAAAGAAAGGCTTCAACTGGACAATCAGGTCAGATCCATGGAGGAACAGAAAAGCCAGGTTATGGCCAGATATCAGGAAATTCAGGAAGAAATTGCCCGATGCAGCAGAAGAATTGAAGACGGAAAAAGCGAAATTATCGAGCTTCTGAACAGCAGAGCTTCCACGAAAGCCAGACAGCAGCGTTACGATACCATGCAGGAGCAGATGAATATCCGAAAGGCTCAGCTAAGCAAGCGATTTCTGGAGCAGAAAAGCCAGGAGGAAGAACTTAAGGTTCTGGAGCAGGAATGCGAAGAAAAATATGCGCAGGCGAAATCTGCCTGCCAGAAGCTGGAAGAGGAAGGAAAACGTCTGGAAGAAAAGAACAGAGCCTGGCAGGCAAAGCGGACGGAAACCCTGAATCTTCTGGAGCAGGACACGGCCCGTTACCACAGAGAACAGTCCAGGCTGGAATCTCTGATTAATATTGCAGAGCGGTATGACGGATACGGCAATTCCATCCGCCGGGTTATGGAGCAAAAGGAAAGAGAACCTGGCCTGCTGGGCGTGGTGGCAGATCTGATTCAGGTGGAAAAAAAGTACGAAGCTGCCATAGAGACTGCCCTGGGCGGCAGCATCCAGAATATTGTCACTGCAGACGAGGCCACTGCAAAAAAAATGATTGGATTTCTGAAGCAGAACCGCTATGGCCGGGCCACCTTTCTGCCCCTGACCAGCGTGGGAAAAAAAGCGGCTTATGTAAACCAGGAAGCATTGCGGGAGCCCGGCGTGATTGGGCTGGCCAGCGAACTGGTACAGGCTGACAGCAGGTTTCAGGGACTGAAAACATACCTGCTGGGCAGAACTTATGTGGTGGATACCATCGACCATGCCATTGGGCTGGCACGGAATTATCAGTACAGTCTGCGGATTGTGACCCTGGAAGGAGAATCTTTAAATCCGGGAGGCTCCATGACAGGAGGAGCTTTTAAAAATACCAGCAATCTGCTGGGACGGAAACGTGAAATCGAAGATTTGCAGAAAGAAACGGAAAAGCTGCAGAACACATTGCAGGAGCACCGGAACCGTCTGGAAGACATCAATACGGCACGGGAACTGTTAAAAGAGGATATCCGAAATCTTCAGGAAGAACTGAATCAGGCCATGATTCTGCGGAACACCGAAGAACTGAACCTGGAACATGCCAGGGAACAGAAAGCAGAGAATGACAGCCAGTTCAGGACACTGCAGATGGAAAGCCGGGAAATTGAAGAACAGTTACTGGAAATCAGCGAGAACCAGGCCGGTATTCAGGAAGAAATCCAGGCGGCAGACCGGCGGGAAAAAGAAATCGAAGAAGAGACCGGGGAATTCCGGCAGATGCTGGAGAACCAGAACCGTCTGGCAGAAGAAAGCCAGAGCGCTGTTTCCAGGGTGCAGCTGGAAGAAGCCAATTTTCAGCAGAAAGCGGAATTTGTTCAGGAAAATATTTCCCGTATTTTAGCAGAAATCCGTAAACTGGATGAAGATTTGCAGGCTGCGGAACAGGAAAAAAACCAGTCACAGGAAGATATTCAGCAAAAACAGCAGGAGATTGAGGAGCTTAAGGCTTCCATGGAACAGTCCGGACGGGACAAAGGCGCTCTGGAAGAACAGATTTCAGAAAAGCAGAAGCAGCGGGAAGACATGTCCGAACAGTACAAAGGATTTTTCCAGAAACAGGAAGAACTGTCAAAACGTATCAACGATCTGGATAAAGAGTTGTATCGTCTGAACAGCCAGAAAGAAAAACTGAATGAATCCATGGAGAATCAGACCAATTATATGTGGGAAGAATATGAACTGACATTCCACAATGCCATGGAGCTGCGAAAAGAAGAACTGGACAGTCCCGCAGAACTGAAAAAGCAGATTTCTCAGATAAAGGAAGAAATCCGTAAACTGGGCGATGTGAACGTAAATGCCATCGAAGATTACCGGAATCTGTCGGAGCGGTATGTGTTCCTGAAAACTCAGCATGACGATCTGGTGGAGGCGGAGAAAACTCTGCTGGACATTATCGAAGAACTGGATACGGGAATGCGCAGGCAGTTTATGGAAAAATTCGGGCAGATTCAGAAAGAATTTGACAAAGTATTTAAAGAACTGTTCGGCGGAGGAAAAGGAACACTGGAGCTGGTGGAGGATGAGGACATTCTGGAATGCGGCATTCGTATTATCGCCCAGCCTCCAGGCAAAAAACTGCAGAACATGATGCAGTTATCCGGCGGGGAGAAATCCCTGACTGCCATTTCCCTGCTGTTTGCCATTCAGAACCTGAAGCCGTCCCCTTTCTGTCTGCTGGATGAAATAGAGGCGGCGCTGGACGATTCCAATGTGGGACGGTTTGCAAAATATTTACATAAGCTGACCCGCCATACCCAGTTTATTGTCATTACCCACAGGCGGGGAACCATGGAAGCGGCGGACCGGCTGTATGGAATTACCATGCAGGAAAAAGGCGTGTCCACGCTGGTATCCGTGGATTTAATTGAGACGCTGGCCACAGAGTGA
- the rnc gene encoding ribonuclease III has translation MMKLLREFEEKIGYHFENEKLLLQALTHSSYANERHLGRLADNERLEFLGDAVLEITASEFLFHRYPGHPEGELTRLRASMVCEPALAFCTRELKLGRYLLLGKGEDQTGGRERKSILSDALEAVIGAIYLDGGFANAKEFIHRFVLNDIEHKQLFFDSKTILQELVQGNHEGELSYFLLKEEGPDHNKKFVVEARIGNVSYGTGCGRTKKSAEQEAAYHTLLQLKEQEKKPQ, from the coding sequence ATTATGAAATTACTACGGGAATTTGAAGAAAAAATCGGGTATCATTTTGAAAATGAAAAGCTGCTCCTCCAGGCCCTGACCCACAGCTCCTATGCCAATGAGCGCCATCTGGGCAGACTTGCAGACAATGAGCGCCTGGAATTTCTGGGAGATGCGGTACTGGAAATTACAGCCAGTGAATTTCTGTTCCACCGATACCCCGGACATCCGGAAGGGGAACTGACCAGGCTGCGGGCCAGTATGGTCTGTGAACCGGCTCTGGCATTCTGTACCAGAGAGCTGAAACTTGGCAGATATCTGCTGCTGGGAAAGGGAGAGGACCAGACGGGAGGAAGGGAGCGCAAATCCATTCTGTCCGATGCACTGGAAGCAGTGATTGGAGCCATCTATCTGGATGGTGGTTTTGCTAACGCGAAAGAGTTTATACACCGGTTTGTACTGAACGACATAGAGCATAAACAGCTCTTTTTCGATAGCAAAACTATCCTGCAGGAACTGGTACAGGGAAATCACGAGGGGGAACTGAGTTATTTCCTGCTGAAAGAGGAAGGGCCGGACCACAATAAGAAATTCGTTGTGGAGGCCCGGATTGGAAATGTGTCCTATGGGACAGGCTGCGGAAGAACCAAAAAAAGCGCGGAACAGGAAGCGGCCTATCACACCCTGCTGCAGTTAAAAGAGCAGGAAAAGAAACCACAATAA
- the acpP gene encoding acyl carrier protein, with product MEFEKLKKIIAEVLNVDVEEITMDTTFVDDLGADSLDIFQIIMGLEEEFDIEIANEEAEKIVTVGDAVEQIKNATN from the coding sequence ATGGAGTTTGAAAAATTAAAAAAAATCATTGCGGAAGTATTAAACGTTGACGTGGAAGAAATCACAATGGACACTACCTTTGTAGACGACCTGGGAGCGGATTCCCTGGATATTTTCCAGATTATTATGGGACTGGAAGAAGAATTTGACATTGAGATTGCCAATGAAGAAGCAGAAAAAATAGTAACGGTTGGAGATGCAGTAGAGCAGATTAAAAATGCCACAAACTGA
- the plsX gene encoding phosphate acyltransferase PlsX — MQEMIKVAVDAMGGDHAPAEIVRGAVNAVAMRKNIKIYLTGQQDVIKQELARYSYSGSQIEVIHAEEVIETAEPPVMAIRKKKQSSIVVGMNMVKEKKADAFISAGSSGAVLVGGQVIVGRIKGVERPPLAPLIPTEQGVSLLIDCGANVDARASHLVQFAKMGSIYMENVLGVNRPRVAIVNIGAEEEKGNALVKETFPLLKNCPDINFVGSIEARDIPHGEADVIVCEAFVGNVILKLYEGVSNALTGVIKKGMMENFRSKIGALLVKPSLKKTLKAFDATEYGGAPLLGLNGLVVKTHGSSKAKEITNAIIQCVTFKEQEINEKIRKNIGTSPMEE, encoded by the coding sequence ATGCAGGAAATGATAAAGGTAGCAGTAGACGCCATGGGCGGGGATCACGCGCCCGCGGAAATCGTCAGAGGGGCGGTAAATGCTGTTGCAATGCGGAAAAATATCAAAATATATCTGACAGGCCAGCAGGATGTGATAAAGCAGGAACTTGCCAGGTATTCTTATTCCGGCTCACAGATTGAAGTGATTCATGCCGAAGAGGTAATTGAGACCGCAGAACCTCCGGTGATGGCCATTCGGAAGAAGAAACAGTCTTCCATCGTAGTGGGAATGAATATGGTAAAGGAAAAGAAAGCGGACGCATTTATTTCGGCAGGCAGTTCCGGCGCCGTTCTGGTGGGCGGACAGGTAATTGTCGGAAGAATCAAAGGCGTGGAGCGTCCTCCTCTGGCTCCGCTGATTCCCACGGAACAGGGTGTATCATTGCTGATTGACTGCGGTGCAAATGTGGATGCCAGAGCTTCACATCTGGTTCAGTTTGCGAAGATGGGTTCCATTTATATGGAAAATGTGCTGGGAGTGAACAGGCCCAGGGTAGCCATTGTCAATATCGGTGCGGAAGAAGAAAAGGGAAATGCACTGGTGAAAGAAACCTTTCCGCTGCTGAAAAACTGTCCGGATATCAATTTTGTGGGAAGCATTGAGGCAAGGGATATTCCTCACGGGGAAGCGGATGTCATCGTCTGCGAGGCATTTGTGGGAAACGTTATTCTGAAACTGTATGAAGGCGTAAGCAATGCGCTGACAGGCGTGATTAAAAAGGGAATGATGGAGAATTTCCGAAGCAAAATCGGTGCCCTTCTGGTGAAACCTTCCCTGAAAAAGACATTGAAGGCTTTTGACGCCACGGAGTACGGCGGCGCGCCCCTGCTGGGACTGAACGGGCTGGTAGTCAAGACTCACGGAAGTTCCAAAGCCAAAGAAATAACCAATGCCATTATTCAGTGCGTGACTTTTAAGGAACAGGAAATCAATGAGAAAATCAGGAAGAATATTGGAACATCTCCTATGGAGGAGTAG
- a CDS encoding YesL family protein: MKLFNLDSGIMRSLSKFTDCLCLSLLFLVSCIPVITIGTASTAMYYTTHKVLRHDRGYLFRDYISAFKDNFKKTTIVWILALIIGGVLWVDLYIMNFYAKEGSPLGPLAVFFVVGMAIWFAWVSYLFPYMARFENSVKQSMKNAILMVIVHLPMTVLMLILAVVTGLVFYMVPILIFLLPAVYTWIQSYILERIFRKYMSEEDRMAEDEKYKEDLY; encoded by the coding sequence ATGAAATTATTTAATCTGGACAGCGGTATCATGAGGTCTTTATCCAAATTTACGGACTGTCTCTGCCTGAGCCTGCTGTTTTTGGTAAGCTGTATCCCTGTAATTACCATAGGAACTGCGTCCACAGCCATGTACTATACGACGCATAAGGTGCTGCGCCACGACCGGGGATATCTGTTCCGGGATTATATCAGCGCTTTTAAGGATAATTTCAAAAAGACCACCATTGTATGGATTCTTGCCCTGATTATCGGAGGCGTGCTGTGGGTGGATTTGTATATCATGAATTTTTACGCAAAAGAAGGAAGCCCTCTGGGGCCTCTGGCAGTATTTTTCGTAGTGGGAATGGCCATCTGGTTTGCATGGGTTTCTTATCTCTTCCCCTATATGGCCCGTTTTGAAAATTCCGTAAAGCAGTCCATGAAAAATGCCATTCTGATGGTGATTGTACATTTGCCCATGACGGTTCTGATGCTGATTCTGGCTGTGGTGACAGGGCTGGTTTTCTATATGGTGCCGATACTGATTTTTCTGCTTCCCGCAGTTTATACCTGGATTCAGAGCTATATTCTGGAGCGGATTTTCCGGAAATATATGAGCGAGGAAGACCGAATGGCAGAAGATGAAAAATATAAAGAAGATTTATATTGA
- the rpmF gene encoding 50S ribosomal protein L32 — MSICPKNKSSKGRRDRRRANWKMTAPTLVKCSKCGELMMPHRVCKSCGSYNKKEIIPQD; from the coding sequence ATGTCTATATGTCCAAAAAATAAATCTTCCAAAGGAAGAAGAGACAGAAGAAGAGCAAACTGGAAAATGACTGCTCCGACTTTAGTAAAATGCAGCAAGTGCGGTGAATTAATGATGCCTCACAGAGTTTGCAAGAGCTGTGGAAGTTATAATAAGAAAGAGATTATTCCTCAGGACTGA
- a CDS encoding DUF177 domain-containing protein: protein MKVELTDVISCENREMSEQVEIELRSFDSKLGQFPIVRKAPFVMKFTNEENRRMLIQGETEITVAIPCDRCLEQVERRFSLVIEKELDLTEDSPGTGMDESDYMTGTSLDVDQLIFGEILVSWPMKVLCREDCRGICKRCGVNLNLRECQCQKTEPDPRMAAIQDIFNKFKEV from the coding sequence ATGAAAGTAGAATTAACGGACGTTATTTCCTGTGAGAACAGGGAAATGTCAGAACAGGTGGAAATTGAATTACGATCCTTTGATTCAAAACTGGGACAATTTCCCATTGTACGAAAAGCACCTTTTGTAATGAAGTTTACCAATGAGGAAAACAGAAGAATGTTGATTCAGGGAGAAACGGAAATTACAGTTGCGATTCCCTGCGACCGATGTCTGGAGCAGGTAGAGAGAAGGTTTTCTCTGGTCATAGAGAAGGAACTGGATCTTACCGAAGACAGTCCGGGAACTGGCATGGATGAGTCCGACTATATGACAGGAACAAGTCTGGATGTGGATCAACTTATTTTTGGAGAAATTTTGGTGAGCTGGCCAATGAAGGTTCTGTGCAGGGAAGATTGCAGAGGCATCTGTAAACGGTGCGGAGTTAATCTGAACCTGAGAGAATGTCAGTGCCAGAAAACAGAACCGGATCCAAGAATGGCAGCAATCCAGGATATTTTTAACAAATTTAAGGAGGTGTGA